A genomic segment from Nostoc sp. ATCC 53789 encodes:
- a CDS encoding sensor histidine kinase → MKENLISIHKSSENHNLSWEAYMEQESLSKQLDFSSLLHDVSSSFRATSLVLNQIIDGAYGQSLEEIRPLLIGLQEMNERGLGLVDRRTPYLEPSLATLRQFDMLDFLQKLYFQYKVIAEYHSLNLHYETQVTYKHETQVRGDSISIDRMLCNIITNAIKYTLRGDIFIRLLNQDDDLIVEIEDTGCGIAAEQLSNIFIPFWRAPQSKLSDKPGRGMGLYIAWMVASAHGLSMRVDSVAKQGTKFTIIFPYKDDEIYGVDGRMCLK, encoded by the coding sequence ATGAAAGAAAATTTAATTAGCATTCATAAAAGTAGCGAAAATCACAATCTATCTTGGGAAGCATATATGGAGCAAGAATCTCTAAGCAAGCAATTGGATTTCTCATCTCTGTTACATGATGTATCAAGCAGTTTTAGAGCCACATCATTAGTGCTGAATCAGATAATTGATGGTGCTTATGGACAGTCTTTAGAAGAAATCAGACCTCTTTTGATAGGTTTGCAAGAAATGAATGAGCGAGGACTGGGCTTGGTTGATAGAAGAACGCCTTATTTAGAACCTAGTCTAGCAACGTTAAGGCAGTTTGATATGTTAGATTTTTTACAAAAGCTATATTTTCAATACAAGGTAATAGCAGAGTATCATTCCTTAAATCTCCACTATGAAACGCAAGTAACATACAAGCATGAAACGCAAGTACGGGGTGACAGCATAAGTATTGACAGAATGTTATGCAATATCATAACTAATGCTATTAAGTACACCTTGCGAGGAGATATATTTATAAGACTGCTCAATCAAGATGATGATTTAATTGTTGAGATTGAAGATACCGGCTGTGGGATTGCCGCCGAACAGCTATCAAATATATTTATTCCGTTTTGGAGAGCGCCCCAAAGTAAGTTATCTGATAAGCCGGGCAGAGGAATGGGGTTGTATATTGCCTGGATGGTGGCTTCTGCTCACGGACTGAGTATGAGGGTAGATTCGGTAGCCAAACAAGGAACCAAATTCACCATTATATTTCCTTACAAAGATGACGAGATATATGGGGTTGATGGTAGGATGTGCCTCAAATAA
- a CDS encoding response regulator transcription factor, translating to MIRLVLIEDEEVFRLGITTAIQQQPDMEMVANASTGEQGINIVKQWEPDVVLVDIGLPDISGVEVIKQIKIYRSNTKVVVLSCNSSQEIVNAAIGSGADSYILKKNNISLILEAIRTTHNNKSLFDSEIIKRGLLNLLHKPKIKGKIFDDHLTEREINVLSLIAAGLSNKEIGHKLFIGENTVKNHARNIYSKLGVDNRINAILKASELGYISNTVTQVS from the coding sequence ATGATTCGATTAGTACTTATTGAGGATGAAGAGGTATTCAGACTCGGCATCACTACTGCTATTCAACAGCAACCAGATATGGAGATGGTCGCTAATGCTTCTACTGGTGAGCAGGGTATTAATATCGTCAAACAGTGGGAGCCTGATGTTGTCCTTGTGGATATCGGTTTACCCGACATTTCTGGAGTCGAGGTCATTAAGCAAATCAAGATTTATCGCAGTAACACTAAAGTTGTTGTCCTTTCCTGCAATTCTTCTCAAGAAATTGTCAATGCTGCTATCGGCAGTGGCGCTGATTCTTATATTCTCAAAAAAAATAACATTTCTTTGATTTTAGAGGCGATCAGAACCACTCATAATAATAAAAGTTTATTTGATTCCGAAATTATTAAAAGAGGTTTGTTAAATCTTCTTCACAAGCCCAAAATCAAAGGGAAAATCTTTGATGACCACTTAACCGAGCGAGAAATTAATGTTTTGTCATTAATCGCTGCCGGATTATCTAATAAGGAGATAGGTCACAAGCTGTTCATTGGTGAAAACACGGTCAAAAATCATGCTAGGAATATTTATTCTAAATTAGGTGTTGATAATCGCATCAATGCTATTCTAAAAGCCTCTGAACTCGGCTATATCTCAAACACTGTTACCCAAGTTAGTTAA
- a CDS encoding DUF6753 family protein: protein MRVQDTLQGYSPSEQKRIVEGAYQLGITPDDPVFRMMATLGRYEETIIDLQARMEAMIEAWAALIDQKLEKTSKSAESMHYTVVSSAVRDEMKKIKPTDAGMKVQAGWGLGTVSLVCGLVAAGSTLLGSLTTWNLVQNVGTNQSVVVSRNEIKILQWAKSQEGKQMYQIILKNQAAIEACQTQQSKTQGYCLIQVGK, encoded by the coding sequence ATGCGAGTACAAGACACATTACAAGGCTACTCCCCATCAGAACAAAAACGCATAGTTGAAGGGGCATATCAACTAGGAATTACACCAGATGATCCAGTTTTTAGGATGATGGCGACGCTGGGCAGATATGAAGAAACGATCATAGACCTCCAGGCAAGAATGGAGGCAATGATAGAAGCATGGGCAGCATTAATAGACCAAAAACTAGAGAAGACAAGTAAATCTGCCGAGTCAATGCACTATACGGTTGTCTCCAGTGCTGTGCGTGATGAGATGAAAAAAATTAAGCCCACCGACGCAGGTATGAAAGTGCAGGCAGGCTGGGGATTGGGGACAGTATCTCTGGTGTGTGGATTAGTAGCGGCTGGCAGTACCTTGCTGGGTTCGCTGACCACATGGAATCTGGTGCAGAATGTAGGAACGAATCAGTCAGTAGTAGTCTCACGTAACGAGATAAAGATTCTCCAATGGGCAAAATCCCAAGAGGGAAAGCAGATGTATCAAATAATCTTGAAGAATCAAGCAGCAATTGAAGCCTGTCAAACACAGCAGAGTAAAACCCAGGGCTATTGTTTAATTCAAGTAGGTAAGTGA
- a CDS encoding ATP-binding protein, whose protein sequence is MLKSSKRMVMTVGDSRVGKSTVMKLLLEIYQIQGKRLKVYDHDNRDRLLAYKDLVCIEKIDFFNKQTDRMFIDLVADDIDIILVDMPGQHIDKICQYIVESELLEALAEYGWKLTFLQPISHRTDCIDYLTQIIQTATNNANYVIVKNYHFAPEFREYDEKMQKTLLTIGGTEINLMALHRNHYQAMEKAVKPYSEVCQDFSIILFWRSFIFQWIKNFRHSVINDNLAIKYLGLD, encoded by the coding sequence ATGTTGAAATCTTCTAAAAGAATGGTAATGACTGTAGGTGACTCTCGTGTAGGCAAGTCTACAGTTATGAAACTGTTGCTGGAAATTTATCAAATTCAAGGTAAAAGATTGAAAGTTTATGACCATGATAATCGTGATAGACTTTTGGCTTACAAAGATTTAGTGTGTATTGAAAAGATAGATTTTTTCAATAAACAAACGGACAGGATGTTTATTGATCTGGTAGCTGATGATATAGATATCATTTTAGTGGATATGCCGGGGCAGCACATAGACAAAATTTGTCAGTATATTGTTGAGTCTGAACTATTAGAAGCTTTAGCTGAATATGGATGGAAGCTAACGTTTCTGCAACCGATATCACATAGAACGGACTGCATAGACTACTTAACTCAAATCATCCAAACTGCTACTAACAATGCCAACTATGTGATAGTGAAGAATTATCATTTTGCACCAGAGTTTAGGGAATATGACGAAAAAATGCAGAAAACTCTGTTAACAATAGGAGGAACAGAAATAAATTTGATGGCTTTACATCGAAATCACTATCAAGCGATGGAGAAAGCTGTCAAGCCATATTCAGAAGTTTGCCAGGATTTCTCAATAATTTTGTTTTGGAGAAGTTTCATTTTTCAGTGGATTAAAAATTTCCGCCATTCAGTGATAAATGACAATTTGGCTATTAAATATTTAGGGCTTGATTGA
- a CDS encoding site-specific integrase, with product MKIDRHGKAKVLSAEEIQRLFTLGLTTERDRTLIGVMLYTGCRVNEAVTLKIKDVYNSKGRIRAELIIRKGNTKGKLATRSIPILSELRCFLATYKPTNSRDGFLFPGRWGRGHLHSEYASLIFREACERADIEGASTHSCRRTALTFMSNAGIPLRVIQEISGHRNLEQLQNYLEVEPSQVRGAIAALSMLSPPSISSNNQDMQNADNTRLSSE from the coding sequence GTGAAAATTGACCGTCACGGGAAGGCAAAGGTTTTGTCGGCAGAAGAAATCCAGCGTCTGTTTACTTTGGGGTTAACCACAGAGCGAGACAGAACCCTAATAGGCGTGATGCTGTATACGGGTTGCCGCGTCAATGAAGCAGTTACCCTAAAAATTAAAGATGTTTATAACAGCAAGGGACGGATCAGAGCAGAGCTGATCATCCGTAAAGGGAATACAAAGGGAAAGTTAGCTACCCGCAGCATTCCGATTTTGTCAGAACTAAGGTGCTTCCTAGCTACTTACAAACCGACAAACTCCCGTGACGGTTTTTTGTTTCCTGGTAGATGGGGGCGGGGTCACTTGCACTCAGAATATGCAAGCCTAATCTTTCGAGAAGCTTGCGAACGTGCGGACATCGAAGGAGCAAGCACACACAGTTGCCGCAGAACCGCACTTACTTTCATGAGCAATGCCGGAATTCCATTGCGGGTCATCCAAGAAATTAGCGGACATCGCAACTTAGAGCAACTGCAAAATTATCTGGAGGTGGAACCATCCCAAGTCCGGGGTGCGATCGCGGCGTTATCGATGCTATCACCGCCATCAATTAGCAGCAACAATCAAGACATGCAAAATGCGGATAACACGAGGTTATCATCGGAGTGA
- a CDS encoding plasmid replication protein, CyRepA1 family, giving the protein MNHTPNITGERLKGKGKRDREELTNSSSPSPLPLTLDPGAASPTEYPNNLTAAEYHELLAGSAIHPALIKRNFFHVEGESVYDFLFISDKIPRKNAGRVTDGYLKLYQHLLLGGTWIQSLDPFKNWQPMEWGRIKPNFPRIDWQKGKPVKYESPPKTPNRVTYFDVANPIWDKVAKRYLIKRYHSLLALRLLDQLNPLIFWEWIKQHPEIPIILCEGEKKAACLLSLGFVAIALPGIWNGRVGRRDFDERLHPDLVPMAQAGRKFIILFDYETSSKTRWSVFQATVRTAKAILAAGCLCEVALLPGPEKGVDDFVVARGEDANVLLTAIIDDAKSLADYQRSYRAKKWGLSKYKPDVTVNIKYLTQALCIPDLEEKCSSVQPLYDISQEQLFTPSVSSISCGEGERKQELIISDCPDPKPCTQNPKKSFRFPDKGLVVLWSDMGTGKTELMRWWREQNPDARFLNNGHRVNLLKNLSDRLRTAMYSDLGYTGLAQAQALSITIDSLHKLNTQALIYGCIFIDEACQYLTHLLHSNTCKQHRAAILEVLEYIVYNAPLVVLADAHMDDLTVDFFRAMRPVGEVPYIVKNEWKNGSRTIYWYEGSNSSALVAQISAALMQGLKVMVASDSKRFIKKLEKSFTIKYEDPNSDQSHTPQKWRIWSVHSDNSGSDENVAFIKDITNAVKNFDALFTSPSLGTGVDISQYHFDLVFGVFHGVSQTATECAQQLYRYRPKVPFHIWVAPRPPFGYKDTNATKIKERLLQTNEMTAFLLRIDRQTGKRGAEKDWALEAYCQIMANRHYSLNNLRDDLRSLLTEMGNTFIYVGSDSDPQSLESLKAAAQALDRAHNSAVAKAKNITLSEYRARQSKDYLDPNEIFECEKFRISDSYGIEVTESLVEMDKGGRLIRALAGLEAILAPPEESFTDPKTGQTYPTPPTIVTQKDRNERDNLPLCIDWGNYSARWLARFNLGLHQILTSLMKGDEVTADDSTLLKMTAIAKNCAAHVKAILGFTIPSDCKPIWLLATLVEQLGLKLTFRKQGKRGQQVKLFSLSKEELEFALQVIAHRVEKRNQKENRTCYAPQTPTVYSVNPNQQAVSTPPLDAIGNSHCQGEDTTEFESPPTDRITLLHCVEILRSGIKQGVDAIKGILKRWVEDLRWDTVLELEAIAANELRLVEAAVPEFYALLNEEVLPMEG; this is encoded by the coding sequence ATGAACCATACCCCGAATATTACGGGGGAAAGGTTAAAGGGAAAAGGGAAAAGGGATAGAGAAGAGTTAACAAATTCTTCCTCCCCTTCCCCTTTGCCCCTTACCCTTGACCCAGGCGCAGCCTCTCCAACTGAATATCCAAACAATCTCACGGCAGCGGAATACCATGAGTTGTTAGCTGGTAGCGCCATTCATCCGGCGTTGATTAAGCGCAACTTTTTCCATGTAGAGGGAGAATCAGTTTATGATTTCCTGTTCATATCTGATAAAATCCCACGCAAGAATGCAGGGCGAGTCACCGATGGATACTTAAAGCTGTATCAGCATTTGCTGTTGGGTGGGACGTGGATTCAATCACTTGACCCATTCAAGAACTGGCAACCAATGGAGTGGGGAAGGATCAAGCCCAACTTTCCTCGTATTGATTGGCAAAAAGGGAAACCCGTCAAATACGAGTCGCCCCCCAAAACCCCCAACCGCGTTACCTACTTTGATGTCGCTAACCCCATCTGGGACAAAGTTGCAAAGCGTTATTTAATTAAGCGCTATCATTCACTTTTAGCATTGCGCTTACTGGATCAACTCAATCCACTAATATTTTGGGAGTGGATAAAGCAACACCCAGAGATTCCGATTATCTTATGCGAAGGGGAAAAAAAGGCTGCTTGCTTGCTGAGTCTGGGTTTTGTAGCGATCGCACTTCCGGGAATTTGGAACGGGCGGGTCGGAAGACGGGATTTTGATGAACGATTGCATCCTGACTTAGTACCGATGGCTCAGGCGGGACGCAAGTTCATTATATTATTTGACTACGAAACTTCTTCTAAAACTAGGTGGTCGGTGTTTCAAGCCACTGTTCGCACTGCAAAAGCAATCTTAGCGGCAGGTTGCTTATGTGAAGTTGCATTACTGCCGGGGCCAGAAAAAGGCGTTGATGATTTCGTGGTAGCTAGGGGTGAAGATGCCAATGTCTTACTAACTGCAATCATAGACGATGCCAAATCACTTGCCGACTACCAGCGCTCCTATCGAGCTAAGAAATGGGGACTCTCTAAGTACAAACCGGATGTGACAGTCAATATTAAATATTTGACCCAAGCACTCTGTATTCCTGATCTGGAGGAAAAATGTTCATCAGTTCAGCCGCTTTACGATATTTCACAAGAGCAATTGTTCACCCCAAGTGTTAGCTCTATAAGCTGTGGGGAGGGAGAAAGAAAACAAGAGTTAATAATTTCTGACTGCCCTGACCCTAAACCTTGTACCCAAAATCCCAAAAAGTCTTTCCGTTTTCCAGACAAAGGACTAGTCGTACTCTGGAGCGACATGGGTACAGGCAAAACTGAACTTATGCGCTGGTGGCGTGAGCAAAACCCCGATGCTCGGTTCCTCAACAACGGGCATCGCGTCAACCTGCTGAAGAATTTAAGCGATCGCCTGAGAACTGCGATGTATTCAGACTTGGGTTACACAGGTTTAGCTCAAGCCCAAGCCCTTAGTATTACCATTGACAGCTTGCACAAACTCAATACGCAAGCGCTGATTTATGGCTGCATATTTATAGATGAAGCTTGCCAATACCTTACCCACCTACTACACAGTAATACGTGTAAACAGCACCGTGCAGCAATCTTGGAGGTACTGGAATATATAGTATACAACGCGCCACTAGTCGTCCTTGCCGACGCACACATGGATGATTTAACCGTGGACTTCTTTCGGGCAATGCGACCAGTAGGTGAAGTACCTTACATCGTCAAAAATGAATGGAAAAATGGCTCACGCACTATATATTGGTACGAAGGCAGTAATTCAAGCGCCCTAGTTGCCCAAATCTCGGCAGCCCTGATGCAAGGTCTGAAAGTCATGGTTGCAAGTGACTCCAAGCGTTTCATCAAAAAACTCGAAAAGTCTTTTACTATTAAGTACGAAGATCCTAACTCTGACCAATCCCATACACCCCAAAAATGGCGCATCTGGTCTGTCCACTCCGATAATTCCGGCAGTGATGAAAACGTCGCTTTCATTAAAGATATCACCAACGCCGTCAAAAACTTTGATGCCTTGTTCACCTCTCCCAGCCTGGGTACTGGTGTCGATATTTCCCAGTATCATTTCGATTTGGTGTTTGGTGTTTTTCACGGCGTTTCCCAAACTGCTACTGAGTGTGCCCAACAGCTTTACCGTTATCGTCCAAAAGTCCCGTTTCATATTTGGGTGGCCCCACGTCCCCCCTTTGGTTACAAGGATACCAATGCTACCAAGATTAAAGAGCGCTTGCTCCAAACCAATGAAATGACCGCTTTTCTGTTGCGGATTGACCGTCAAACAGGCAAGCGGGGCGCAGAGAAAGATTGGGCGCTTGAGGCTTACTGCCAAATTATGGCTAACCGCCACTATTCTCTCAATAATCTGCGTGATGATTTGCGATCGCTTCTCACCGAAATGGGCAATACATTTATATATGTGGGCAGTGATTCAGATCCTCAATCTCTTGAAAGTCTAAAAGCAGCAGCACAAGCTTTGGATCGTGCCCACAATTCGGCTGTTGCCAAGGCCAAGAATATTACTTTGAGCGAGTACCGTGCCCGTCAGAGCAAAGATTACCTTGACCCTAATGAAATTTTTGAATGCGAAAAATTCCGCATTTCTGATTCTTACGGCATCGAAGTAACCGAATCACTCGTAGAAATGGATAAAGGTGGTCGCTTAATTAGAGCCTTAGCTGGACTTGAAGCCATTTTAGCCCCACCCGAAGAATCGTTTACTGACCCCAAAACTGGGCAAACTTATCCTACCCCACCAACAATTGTCACCCAAAAAGACCGCAATGAGCGGGATAATTTACCTTTGTGCATCGACTGGGGCAATTATTCGGCGCGGTGGCTTGCTAGATTTAACCTGGGACTGCATCAAATTCTCACTTCTTTAATGAAGGGTGATGAAGTTACTGCCGACGATTCCACCTTACTCAAGATGACGGCGATCGCCAAAAATTGTGCTGCTCACGTCAAAGCAATTCTTGGGTTTACTATTCCCAGCGACTGTAAACCTATTTGGTTGCTAGCTACTTTAGTAGAGCAGCTGGGGTTAAAGTTAACTTTCCGTAAGCAGGGCAAGCGCGGTCAACAGGTGAAACTTTTCTCTTTATCTAAAGAGGAATTGGAATTTGCTCTCCAGGTAATTGCTCATCGCGTGGAAAAGCGTAATCAAAAAGAAAACCGAACCTGTTATGCTCCCCAAACCCCTACTGTGTATAGTGTAAACCCTAATCAGCAGGCCGTATCCACACCCCCCCTTGATGCTATAGGGAACTCCCATTGCCAAGGGGAGGATACTACCGAATTTGAGTCGCCTCCGACCGATCGGATTACGCTACTCCACTGCGTAGAAATACTTCGCTCTGGTATTAAGCAAGGGGTTGACGCGATTAAAGGCATCCTTAAGCGATGGGTTGAGGATTTGCGCTGGGATACGGTGCTGGAACTTGAAGCGATCGCGGCAAATGAACTGCGACTTGTCGAGGCAGCAGTACCGGAATTTTATGCCTTGCTGAATGAAGAGGTGTTGCCGATGGAGGGATAA